The following coding sequences lie in one Azospirillum humicireducens genomic window:
- a CDS encoding DUF2497 domain-containing protein, giving the protein MSDKGQQEPSMEEILASIRRIISEDGEPAKSETQAPSPPPPPPPPPPPPPPPPPMVEEDDDVLELTQMVEDEPDERPDFGQPDPDPWPDEPAFPEPPPAPPPPPRWEEPDPDPMPPPRPARRPMPVFDEFEDDEPPPPPRPRRRPMEVDDGLISRRTAEDASHHLTHLARELGDDLSIGPMPIGIRTVEEVVRELLKPLLKEWLDENLPTVVERLVQQEIDRMIRRSQKF; this is encoded by the coding sequence ATGAGCGATAAGGGCCAGCAAGAACCTTCGATGGAGGAAATCCTCGCCTCCATCCGGCGGATCATTTCCGAGGACGGCGAGCCGGCCAAGTCGGAAACCCAGGCGCCTTCGCCGCCTCCTCCGCCTCCTCCGCCTCCGCCGCCGCCCCCTCCTCCCCCTCCGATGGTGGAGGAGGACGACGACGTTCTGGAACTGACCCAGATGGTGGAGGATGAGCCCGACGAGCGCCCGGACTTCGGTCAGCCGGACCCCGATCCCTGGCCCGACGAGCCTGCCTTCCCGGAACCTCCTCCAGCCCCTCCGCCTCCGCCCCGCTGGGAGGAGCCGGACCCCGATCCCATGCCGCCGCCGCGTCCGGCGCGTCGCCCGATGCCGGTCTTCGATGAGTTCGAGGATGACGAGCCGCCGCCCCCGCCGCGTCCGCGCCGGCGCCCGATGGAGGTGGATGACGGGCTGATCTCCCGCCGGACGGCGGAGGATGCCTCGCATCACCTGACCCATCTGGCGCGCGAGCTGGGCGACGACCTGTCCATCGGCCCGATGCCCATCGGCATCCGCACGGTGGAGGAGGTGGTGCGCGAACTGCTGAAGCCGCTGTTGAAGGAGTGGCTGGACGAGAACCTGCCTACGGTCGTCGAGCGGCTGGTGCAGCAGGAGATCGACCGCATGATCAGACGGTCGCAGAAGTTCTGA
- a CDS encoding valine--tRNA ligase, producing MLEKTYRPAEVEEKHYRLWEESGAFAAQPQGNGKPYTIMMPPPNVTGSLHMGHALTFTIQDVLTRYNRMRGRDALWQPGTDHAGIATQMVVERNLAKEGKTRHDFGRDAFIDKVWEWKAESGGTITRQLRRLGASPDWPRERFTMDEGLSRAVRKVFVELHRQGLIYKDKRLVNWDPKLHTAISDLEVEQKEIKGNLWHFRYPIDGEEGRYIVVATTRPETMLGDTGVAVHPEDERYKDLIGKMVCLPLVGRLIPIVGDEYADPETGSGAVKITPAHDFNDFEVGKRCGLEQINIMDRDARLNDNVPEAYRGLDRYEARKRVVAELEALELLEKIEPHTHMVPHGDRSGVAIEPWLTDQWYVDAATLAKPAIEAVETGKTVFVPKQWENTYFEWMRNIQPWCISRQIWWGHQIPAWYGPDGTFFVEETEEEARAAATKHYGKDVELTRDADVLDTWFSSALWPFSTLGWPDQTPELDRYYPTDVLVTGFDIIFFWVARMMMMGLHFMKDVPFRTVYIHALVRDEKGQKMSKSKGNVIDPLEIIDQYGTDALRFTLSAMAAQGRDIKLAVNRVEGYRNFATKLWNAARYCQMNGCEPVAGYKPVGLTQTVNRWIVGALADAAKKVAESIDAYKFNEAAGAAYQFTWGTFCDWYMEFTKPILAGTDEAAKAETRATTAWVLDQILHILHPLMPFITEELWEQLSPARANRLISAEWPEFAADMVDPAARDEMDWVVRLITSVRSMRSEMNVPPAAQIELKLKDPNAVSLQRLDTHRDLILRMARLSSAEPLQGDVPKSSVQAVLDETTLVLPLEGIVDLDKEKARLSKEIDKLTGEIKKIDAKLSNEQFVAKAPEEVIEEQRDRREAADQARDKLQKALEMLAG from the coding sequence ATGTTGGAAAAGACGTACCGGCCCGCCGAGGTCGAGGAGAAGCACTACCGCCTGTGGGAAGAGTCTGGGGCCTTCGCCGCCCAGCCGCAGGGGAACGGCAAGCCCTACACCATCATGATGCCGCCGCCGAACGTCACCGGCAGCCTGCACATGGGCCATGCGCTGACCTTCACCATTCAGGACGTGCTGACCCGCTACAACCGCATGCGCGGCCGCGACGCGCTGTGGCAGCCGGGCACCGACCATGCCGGCATCGCCACCCAGATGGTGGTGGAGCGCAATCTGGCGAAGGAGGGCAAGACCCGCCACGATTTCGGCCGCGACGCCTTCATCGACAAGGTGTGGGAATGGAAGGCCGAGTCGGGCGGCACCATCACCCGCCAGCTGCGCCGCCTGGGCGCCTCGCCGGATTGGCCGCGCGAACGTTTCACCATGGACGAAGGGCTGAGCCGCGCCGTCCGCAAGGTGTTCGTCGAACTGCACCGTCAGGGGCTGATCTACAAGGACAAGCGGCTGGTCAACTGGGACCCGAAGCTGCACACCGCCATCTCCGACCTCGAGGTCGAGCAGAAGGAGATCAAGGGCAACCTCTGGCACTTCCGCTACCCCATCGACGGGGAGGAGGGGCGCTACATCGTGGTCGCCACCACCCGTCCGGAGACCATGCTGGGCGACACCGGCGTCGCGGTGCATCCGGAGGATGAGCGCTACAAGGACCTGATCGGCAAAATGGTCTGCCTGCCGCTGGTCGGCCGGCTGATTCCGATCGTCGGCGACGAGTATGCCGATCCGGAAACCGGGTCGGGCGCGGTGAAGATCACCCCGGCCCACGACTTCAACGACTTCGAGGTCGGCAAGCGTTGCGGGCTCGAGCAGATCAACATCATGGACCGCGATGCCCGGCTGAACGACAATGTTCCCGAGGCCTATCGCGGGCTGGATCGTTACGAGGCGCGCAAGCGGGTCGTCGCCGAACTGGAAGCGCTGGAGCTTCTGGAGAAGATCGAGCCGCACACCCACATGGTCCCGCACGGCGACCGCTCCGGCGTCGCCATCGAGCCGTGGCTGACCGACCAGTGGTATGTCGACGCCGCGACGCTGGCCAAGCCGGCCATCGAGGCGGTGGAGACCGGCAAGACGGTGTTCGTGCCCAAGCAGTGGGAAAACACCTATTTCGAATGGATGCGCAACATCCAGCCCTGGTGCATCAGCCGCCAGATCTGGTGGGGCCATCAGATTCCGGCCTGGTACGGCCCGGACGGCACCTTCTTCGTCGAGGAGACGGAGGAGGAGGCGCGTGCCGCCGCGACCAAGCATTATGGCAAGGATGTCGAGCTTACGCGCGATGCAGACGTGCTCGATACCTGGTTCTCATCGGCGCTGTGGCCGTTCTCGACTCTCGGCTGGCCTGACCAGACGCCGGAGCTGGATCGCTATTACCCGACCGACGTGCTGGTGACCGGCTTCGACATCATCTTCTTCTGGGTCGCCCGGATGATGATGATGGGCCTGCACTTCATGAAGGATGTGCCTTTCCGCACCGTCTACATCCATGCCCTCGTCCGCGACGAGAAGGGGCAGAAGATGTCGAAGTCGAAGGGCAACGTCATCGACCCGCTGGAGATCATCGACCAGTACGGCACCGATGCGCTGCGCTTCACCCTGTCGGCGATGGCCGCCCAGGGCCGCGACATCAAGCTGGCGGTGAACCGGGTCGAGGGCTACCGCAACTTCGCCACCAAGCTGTGGAACGCCGCTCGCTATTGCCAGATGAACGGCTGCGAGCCGGTCGCCGGCTACAAGCCGGTTGGCCTGACGCAGACGGTGAACCGCTGGATCGTCGGCGCTCTGGCCGATGCGGCGAAGAAGGTCGCCGAGTCGATCGACGCCTACAAGTTCAACGAGGCCGCCGGTGCCGCCTACCAGTTCACCTGGGGCACCTTCTGCGACTGGTACATGGAGTTCACCAAGCCGATCCTGGCCGGCACGGACGAGGCGGCAAAGGCCGAGACTCGGGCGACGACCGCCTGGGTGCTCGACCAGATCCTGCACATCCTGCACCCGCTGATGCCCTTCATCACCGAGGAGTTGTGGGAGCAGCTGTCGCCGGCCCGTGCCAACCGCCTGATCTCGGCGGAATGGCCGGAGTTCGCCGCCGACATGGTCGATCCGGCCGCGCGTGACGAGATGGATTGGGTGGTGCGGCTGATCACCTCGGTCCGCTCCATGCGGTCGGAGATGAACGTCCCGCCGGCGGCGCAGATCGAGCTGAAGCTGAAGGATCCGAACGCGGTCAGCCTGCAACGGCTCGACACCCACCGCGACCTGATCCTGCGCATGGCCCGCCTGTCGAGTGCCGAGCCGCTGCAGGGCGACGTGCCGAAGAGCAGCGTGCAGGCGGTGCTGGACGAGACCACGCTGGTGCTGCCGCTGGAAGGCATCGTCGATCTCGACAAGGAGAAGGCACGCCTGTCCAAGGAGATCGACAAGCTGACCGGCGAGATCAAGAAGATCGACGCCAAGCTGTCGAACGAGCAGTTCGTCGCCAAGGCTCCGGAAGAGGTGATCGAGGAGCAGCGCGACCGCCGCGAGGCCGCCGATCAGGCACGCGACAAGCTGCAGAAGGCGCTGGAGATGCTGGCCGGCTGA
- a CDS encoding rhodanese-like domain-containing protein has translation MAAPFEIEVEELDRRRKAGDAMVVLDVREPWEFALCAIDGSLHIPMNGLPGRVDELPKDRDVVVVCHHGGRSAQVTMWLRSKGFDRAINLDGGVDAWARRIDPNMKVY, from the coding sequence ATGGCCGCACCGTTTGAGATCGAGGTGGAAGAACTGGACCGTCGCCGGAAGGCCGGCGATGCGATGGTCGTCCTCGACGTGCGCGAACCGTGGGAGTTCGCGCTGTGCGCCATCGACGGCAGCCTGCACATTCCGATGAACGGGCTTCCCGGCCGGGTGGACGAGCTGCCGAAAGACCGCGACGTCGTCGTCGTGTGCCATCACGGTGGGCGCAGCGCGCAGGTCACCATGTGGCTGCGTTCCAAGGGCTTCGACCGTGCCATCAATCTCGATGGCGGCGTCGATGCGTGGGCGCGCCGAATCGACCCGAACATGAAGGTCTACTGA
- a CDS encoding ISAs1 family transposase has product MSWYAKVFAALPDPRTGNAKRHDLLEVLTIALTASICGAESCSDFADFAVDREALFRDFLRLENGIPSHDTFSRIFRLLDPAAFAACFGRFLDELGTAGAGVLAIDGKTLRRSFDDAARANPLAVVTAFASATRVVVGQQSFRVAEGDSEIVAARALLGCMDLTGWLVTADAIHCQMDTARIIRDQGGDYLLRLKANHPALHGMVVDYFADPLTLAELNTYETTDADHGRIETRRAWVSHDLSWLRGPKSACSEPALLPDMACLGMIEAAVERNGKTTVTRHYHLASRPLGAEEYLNAARAHWSVENGLHWVLDVTFDEDRARNRKDHGPENLATLRKLALNVLNRARPDVSVRRKRKRSGWSDDFARSILGQMR; this is encoded by the coding sequence ATGTCGTGGTACGCCAAGGTGTTTGCCGCTTTACCGGACCCTCGCACGGGGAATGCCAAGCGGCACGACCTCCTGGAGGTTCTCACGATCGCGCTGACGGCGTCGATCTGCGGGGCTGAGAGCTGTTCGGACTTTGCCGATTTTGCGGTGGACCGGGAGGCTTTGTTCCGGGACTTCCTGCGTCTGGAGAACGGGATTCCGAGCCACGACACATTCTCGCGGATCTTCCGGCTTCTCGATCCGGCCGCCTTTGCGGCGTGCTTCGGGCGGTTTCTGGACGAGTTGGGGACGGCAGGCGCGGGCGTGCTCGCCATCGACGGCAAGACGCTACGCCGCTCCTTCGACGACGCGGCGCGCGCCAACCCGCTGGCAGTGGTCACGGCGTTCGCCTCGGCCACGCGCGTGGTGGTGGGCCAGCAGAGCTTCCGGGTGGCCGAGGGCGACAGCGAGATCGTGGCGGCGCGGGCCTTGCTGGGATGCATGGACCTGACGGGATGGCTGGTGACCGCCGACGCCATCCATTGCCAAATGGACACCGCGCGCATCATTCGCGACCAAGGGGGCGACTACCTTCTGCGGCTCAAGGCCAACCACCCCGCCCTGCATGGCATGGTGGTGGACTATTTCGCCGATCCGCTGACGCTGGCCGAATTGAATACGTACGAAACCACCGATGCCGATCACGGCCGTATCGAGACCCGCCGGGCTTGGGTCAGCCATGACCTGAGTTGGCTGCGCGGTCCCAAGTCGGCTTGCTCGGAACCGGCTCTGCTCCCCGACATGGCCTGCCTGGGCATGATCGAGGCCGCCGTCGAACGCAATGGCAAAACCACCGTCACCCGCCACTATCACCTCGCCTCGCGACCGCTTGGCGCCGAAGAGTACCTCAACGCCGCTCGGGCACACTGGTCGGTGGAGAACGGCCTCCACTGGGTTCTCGACGTTACCTTCGACGAGGACCGCGCCAGAAACCGCAAGGATCACGGCCCGGAAAACCTCGCTACCCTGCGCAAACTCGCCCTCAACGTCCTCAACCGCGCCCGCCCCGACGTCTCCGTCCGCCGCAAGCGCAAACGCTCAGGATGGTCCGACGACTTCGCCAGATCCATCCTTGGGCAAATGCGATAA
- a CDS encoding TolC family outer membrane protein encodes MTVRSRFARRWLLATALTLTATMGTAVTGGGTAQAQSLEQALAQAYANNPTIGAQRARLRAVDEGVPQALSGYRPTARVTAGITRSMGDSKFDGGSTGSESNAKSVGVTATQPVYDATVAPAVRRAERLVEAQRATLIASEQSVLLAAAQAYLDIVQNQAILQLQTNNEQVLRRQLDAARDRFRVGEYTRTDVSQSESRLSAAIASKISAEGTLRASRATYERLVGSAPGELRAPKPSFRLPKNLDELVELARANNPNVLSASYTEAAQREAVDQQYGRLLPSVNLSASGTRTYDPGRSSGVEVNRSDSAQITAQVTIPLYQAGQPEALVREAKQTANQARLQIEETRRQVTESAVSAWQSLQTARASIESYSAQIKAAQIALEGVRQEAQVGSRTVLDVLNQEQELLNARVFLVRAQHDEMVAAFNVLSASGQLTADRLNLPVEKYDPQANYDKTRGKWFGTSVTE; translated from the coding sequence ATGACCGTGCGAAGCCGTTTTGCGCGCCGCTGGCTGCTGGCGACGGCCCTGACCCTGACCGCCACCATGGGCACAGCAGTGACCGGCGGTGGTACGGCCCAGGCGCAGTCCCTCGAACAGGCCCTCGCCCAGGCCTATGCGAACAACCCGACGATCGGCGCCCAGCGCGCCCGCCTGCGCGCCGTCGACGAAGGCGTGCCTCAGGCGTTGTCCGGTTACCGGCCGACAGCGCGGGTCACCGCCGGCATCACGCGCTCGATGGGCGATTCCAAGTTCGACGGCGGTTCGACGGGATCCGAGTCCAACGCGAAGAGCGTTGGAGTCACTGCGACACAGCCGGTCTACGACGCCACCGTCGCCCCTGCCGTGCGCCGCGCCGAACGGCTGGTCGAGGCGCAGCGCGCAACGCTGATCGCGTCGGAACAGTCGGTGCTGCTCGCCGCCGCCCAGGCCTATCTGGACATTGTCCAGAACCAGGCCATCCTGCAGTTGCAGACCAACAACGAGCAGGTGCTTCGCCGCCAGCTGGACGCCGCCCGCGACCGCTTCCGCGTCGGTGAATATACCCGCACCGACGTCAGCCAATCCGAGTCGCGCCTGTCGGCGGCAATTGCGTCGAAGATCTCGGCCGAAGGCACGCTTCGCGCCTCCCGCGCGACCTATGAGCGTCTGGTTGGATCGGCCCCCGGCGAACTGAGGGCTCCCAAGCCGTCCTTCCGCCTGCCCAAGAACCTGGATGAGCTGGTCGAGTTGGCGCGCGCCAACAATCCCAACGTCCTGTCGGCCTCCTACACCGAGGCCGCGCAGCGCGAGGCGGTGGATCAGCAGTATGGCCGCCTGTTGCCGTCGGTGAATCTGTCGGCCAGCGGAACCCGCACCTACGATCCGGGCCGCTCGTCCGGCGTCGAGGTGAACCGCTCCGACAGCGCGCAGATCACCGCCCAGGTGACCATCCCGCTCTATCAGGCAGGACAGCCGGAAGCGCTGGTCCGCGAGGCCAAGCAGACGGCCAACCAGGCCCGCCTGCAGATCGAGGAGACCCGCCGTCAGGTGACCGAGTCGGCTGTCAGCGCCTGGCAGTCCCTGCAGACCGCGCGCGCCAGCATTGAATCCTACTCGGCGCAGATCAAGGCGGCGCAGATCGCCCTGGAGGGCGTCCGTCAGGAGGCTCAGGTCGGGTCGCGCACCGTTCTGGACGTGCTGAACCAAGAGCAGGAACTGCTGAACGCCCGCGTCTTCCTGGTTCGTGCCCAGCACGACGAGATGGTCGCGGCCTTCAATGTTCTGTCGGCCAGTGGACAATTGACGGCCGACCGGCTCAATCTGCCGGTCGAGAAATACGACCCGCAGGCGAATTACGACAAGACGCGGGGCAAGTGGTTCGGAACTTCGGTGACGGAATGA
- a CDS encoding protein-L-isoaspartate O-methyltransferase family protein → MTDFAAARYFMVEGQIRPNKVTDHRLVDVLSELPREAFVPPSARGVAYVDDDLPIGKGRFLLEPMVFARMLQAVGVQETERVLDVGAAGGYSTAVLARLASSVTGLDCDEDLTAAATAALAGQGIANAKAVTGPLAEGYAQNAPYDVIVVEGTVPEVPAALTEQLAEGGRLVAVVQGSGSVGEVRLFQRTAGIVSSRILFEAKPHALPGFEKKASFVF, encoded by the coding sequence ATGACCGATTTCGCCGCCGCACGCTATTTCATGGTCGAGGGACAGATCCGCCCCAACAAGGTGACCGATCATCGTCTCGTCGATGTCCTGTCGGAGCTTCCCCGCGAAGCCTTCGTTCCTCCGTCGGCGCGCGGCGTCGCTTATGTCGACGACGATCTTCCCATCGGCAAGGGCCGCTTCCTGCTGGAACCGATGGTGTTTGCCCGCATGCTGCAGGCGGTCGGTGTGCAGGAGACCGAGCGGGTACTCGACGTCGGTGCCGCCGGCGGCTATTCCACCGCGGTTCTCGCCCGTCTGGCTTCTTCCGTGACCGGTCTCGACTGCGACGAAGATCTGACCGCCGCCGCGACCGCGGCGTTGGCCGGGCAGGGCATCGCCAACGCCAAGGCCGTCACCGGCCCGCTGGCGGAGGGATATGCCCAAAACGCCCCTTACGATGTCATCGTCGTCGAAGGTACCGTGCCGGAGGTGCCGGCCGCGCTGACCGAACAGCTGGCCGAAGGCGGGCGCCTCGTCGCGGTGGTTCAGGGCAGTGGCAGCGTCGGAGAGGTCCGGCTGTTCCAGCGCACCGCTGGAATCGTGTCCAGCCGCATCCTGTTCGAAGCCAAGCCGCATGCGCTGCCGGGCTTCGAAAAGAAAGCGTCTTTCGTGTTCTGA
- a CDS encoding S1C family serine protease: protein MRVASTLVAPRWAAGFLFLAVALAFGPAPAAEPEQLDPERVVRSVVGIRAVVPPDSQSARSLGTEREGSGVVIDGSGLILTIGYTVMEASQIQVTAADGRSYPANMIAYDPVSGFGLLRAELGFQAPWLRLADSSAVKEGDTLLALSGGDGRGAAAVKLVSKREFAGYWEYLLDEALFTFPPIRAFNGAALVNREGRLVGIGSLLVMEAMEGRGLPGNMFVPISALEPILADLLAYGQRQEPARPWLGVTLREEMGRLMVEKVSPRSPAESAGLRPGDWIVGVGGQRFAGLADFYRKLWGLGPAGVVVPLDVMRGATLTPVPVPSADRVRFLRLNPTL, encoded by the coding sequence ATGCGGGTCGCTTCAACATTGGTCGCGCCGCGCTGGGCGGCCGGCTTCCTCTTTCTTGCCGTCGCGCTGGCCTTCGGCCCGGCCCCGGCGGCCGAGCCGGAGCAGCTGGACCCGGAGCGCGTCGTCCGTTCCGTCGTCGGCATCCGCGCGGTCGTGCCGCCCGACAGCCAGAGCGCCCGCAGCCTGGGAACGGAGCGCGAAGGCAGCGGTGTCGTCATCGATGGCTCCGGTTTGATCCTGACCATCGGCTACACGGTGATGGAGGCCTCGCAGATCCAGGTCACCGCAGCCGACGGGCGCAGCTATCCCGCCAACATGATCGCCTACGATCCCGTCAGCGGCTTCGGCCTGCTGCGGGCCGAGCTGGGATTCCAGGCACCCTGGCTGCGGCTGGCCGATTCGTCGGCGGTGAAGGAAGGCGACACGCTACTGGCGCTGAGTGGCGGCGACGGCCGCGGTGCCGCCGCCGTGAAACTGGTCAGCAAGCGGGAGTTCGCCGGCTATTGGGAATATCTGCTGGACGAGGCTCTGTTCACCTTCCCGCCGATCCGCGCGTTCAACGGCGCCGCCCTGGTGAACCGCGAAGGCCGGCTGGTCGGCATCGGGTCGCTGCTGGTGATGGAGGCGATGGAGGGACGCGGCCTTCCCGGCAACATGTTCGTCCCCATCTCGGCCCTGGAACCGATCCTGGCCGACCTGCTCGCCTACGGGCAGCGGCAGGAGCCGGCGCGACCCTGGCTTGGCGTCACTCTGCGGGAGGAGATGGGCCGGCTGATGGTGGAGAAGGTATCGCCGCGCAGCCCGGCCGAATCGGCAGGATTGCGCCCAGGCGATTGGATCGTCGGAGTCGGCGGTCAGCGTTTCGCCGGACTGGCCGACTTCTACCGCAAGCTCTGGGGCCTGGGGCCGGCGGGGGTGGTCGTCCCGCTGGACGTGATGCGCGGCGCCACCCTGACGCCGGTGCCGGTGCCGTCGGCCGACCGCGTGCGGTTCCTGCGGCTGAACCCGACGCTGTGA
- the mutS gene encoding DNA mismatch repair protein MutS, producing MVPVSATAEIVIPPDATPMMAQYLEIKQAHPDCLLFYRMGDFYEMFFEDAVNAAAALDIALTKRGQHLGEDIPMCGVPVHSHENYLQRLIRQGFRVAICEQMEDPAEAKKRGAKSVVKRGVIRIVTPGTLTEDSLLDSRSSNWLAAVAEAAGGLGLAWLEMSTGELVVQPVERSGLGAALGRLDPQEVLISEKLSQTPELFELWGEWKSRLTVQPTPRFDSENSKQRLLTLYGVGTLDAFGSFTRAEVAAAGALVGYVELTQKGRVPRLSPPRRVGPGAVMEIDASTARNLELTRTLTGDRRGSLLATIDRTVTGAGARLLCAHLAAPLTDPVAIGRRLDMVEFALTEERLRGDLRQSLRSCPDLERALSRLTLGRGGPRDLAAIRDGLRQAGLIRELLAGAMPLPDGLAALDKRLGAHSELVDQLTQALAPELPLLARDGGFIARDYSYALDELVTLRDESRRLIAGLQTKYAEIAGVPSLKVKHNNVLGYHIEVTAAHADKLMSDRGREVFMHRQTMANAVRFGTVELSDLERRISEAADKALAVELELFAGLVESVAAKADAIAQAAHALAALDVATSLAELAEERRYSRPLVDDSLAFAIKGGRHPVVEAVLDAAHGGPFVANDCDLAPDNRLWLLTGPNMAGKSTFLRQNALIAVLAQMGSFVPAERAHIGVVDRLYSRVGAADDLARGRSTFMVEMVETAAILNQSGSRALVILDEIGRGTATFDGLSIAWACVEHLHDVNRCRALFATHYHELTMLASKLPALSCHTMRIKEWQGDVVFLHEVTAGAADRSYGIHVAKLAGLPPAVVGRADEVLKLLESGDQNATIHRLAEDLPLFSAALKRPAPKAEVVAEAPAGPSPVEEALAGIDPDSLTPRQALDELYRLRGLLRH from the coding sequence ATGGTTCCCGTGTCCGCCACCGCAGAAATCGTCATCCCGCCCGACGCCACCCCGATGATGGCACAGTATCTGGAGATCAAGCAGGCGCATCCCGATTGCCTGCTGTTCTACCGGATGGGCGACTTCTACGAGATGTTCTTCGAGGATGCGGTGAATGCCGCCGCGGCTCTGGACATCGCACTGACCAAGCGCGGCCAGCATCTGGGCGAAGACATCCCCATGTGCGGCGTGCCGGTGCATAGCCACGAGAATTACCTGCAGCGCCTGATCCGCCAGGGCTTCCGCGTCGCCATCTGCGAACAGATGGAAGACCCGGCGGAGGCGAAGAAGCGCGGGGCGAAATCGGTGGTGAAGCGCGGCGTCATCCGCATCGTCACCCCCGGCACGCTGACCGAGGACAGCCTGCTCGATTCCCGCTCCTCCAACTGGCTGGCAGCGGTGGCGGAGGCGGCCGGCGGGCTGGGGCTGGCTTGGCTGGAGATGTCGACCGGCGAACTGGTGGTGCAGCCGGTGGAACGGTCCGGGCTGGGTGCCGCGCTCGGCCGGCTCGACCCGCAGGAGGTGCTGATCTCCGAGAAGCTGTCGCAGACGCCGGAGCTGTTCGAGCTTTGGGGGGAATGGAAGTCGCGGCTGACCGTGCAGCCCACCCCGCGTTTCGACAGTGAGAACAGCAAACAGCGCCTGCTGACCCTATATGGGGTCGGCACGCTGGACGCCTTCGGCAGCTTTACCAGGGCGGAGGTCGCGGCGGCCGGTGCGCTGGTCGGCTATGTCGAACTGACGCAGAAGGGCCGCGTCCCCCGCCTGTCGCCGCCGCGGCGCGTCGGACCGGGCGCGGTGATGGAGATCGACGCCTCCACCGCCCGCAACCTGGAACTGACCCGGACGCTGACCGGGGATCGGCGCGGCAGCCTGCTCGCCACCATCGACCGCACGGTGACGGGGGCCGGCGCGCGCCTGCTCTGCGCCCATCTGGCGGCGCCGCTGACCGATCCCGTCGCAATCGGCCGCCGGCTCGACATGGTGGAATTCGCGCTGACGGAGGAACGGCTGCGCGGCGACCTGCGCCAGTCCCTGCGCAGTTGCCCCGATCTGGAACGCGCTCTGTCGCGCCTGACGCTGGGCCGCGGCGGTCCACGCGATCTGGCCGCCATCCGCGACGGGCTGCGGCAGGCCGGGCTGATCCGCGAATTGCTGGCCGGGGCCATGCCGCTGCCGGACGGGCTGGCGGCGCTCGACAAGCGGCTGGGCGCCCATTCGGAGCTGGTCGACCAGCTGACCCAGGCGCTGGCGCCGGAGCTGCCGCTGCTGGCCCGCGATGGCGGCTTCATCGCCCGCGACTACAGCTATGCGCTGGACGAGCTGGTGACGTTGCGCGACGAGAGCCGACGGCTGATCGCCGGGCTGCAGACGAAATACGCTGAGATCGCCGGGGTTCCGTCGCTGAAGGTCAAGCACAACAACGTGCTGGGCTATCACATCGAAGTCACCGCCGCCCATGCCGACAAGCTGATGTCGGATCGGGGCCGCGAGGTCTTCATGCATCGACAGACCATGGCGAATGCCGTGCGGTTCGGCACGGTGGAGCTGTCGGATCTGGAACGCCGCATCTCCGAAGCCGCCGACAAGGCGCTGGCGGTGGAGCTGGAGCTGTTCGCCGGACTGGTGGAGTCGGTGGCGGCGAAAGCCGATGCCATCGCCCAGGCCGCCCATGCGCTGGCGGCGCTGGATGTCGCCACCTCGCTGGCTGAACTGGCGGAGGAGCGGCGCTACAGCCGGCCGCTGGTGGACGACAGCCTCGCCTTCGCCATCAAGGGCGGCCGGCATCCGGTGGTGGAGGCGGTGCTGGACGCCGCCCATGGCGGGCCGTTCGTCGCCAACGACTGCGACCTTGCGCCCGACAACCGGCTGTGGCTGCTGACCGGCCCGAACATGGCCGGTAAATCGACCTTCCTGCGCCAGAACGCGCTGATCGCCGTGCTGGCCCAGATGGGCAGCTTCGTTCCGGCGGAGCGGGCGCATATCGGCGTGGTCGACCGGCTCTACAGCCGCGTCGGCGCCGCCGACGACCTCGCCCGCGGACGGTCCACCTTCATGGTGGAGATGGTGGAAACGGCGGCGATCCTGAACCAGTCGGGCTCCCGCGCCCTGGTGATCCTGGACGAGATCGGCCGCGGCACCGCGACCTTCGACGGGTTGTCCATCGCCTGGGCCTGCGTCGAACATCTGCACGACGTCAACCGCTGCCGCGCGCTGTTCGCCACCCATTACCACGAACTGACGATGCTGGCCTCAAAGCTGCCGGCGCTGTCCTGCCACACCATGCGGATCAAGGAGTGGCAGGGCGACGTGGTGTTCCTGCATGAGGTGACGGCCGGTGCCGCCGACCGCAGCTATGGCATCCATGTCGCCAAGCTGGCCGGCCTGCCGCCCGCGGTGGTCGGACGGGCGGACGAGGTGCTGAAGCTGCTGGAATCGGGCGACCAGAACGCGACGATCCACCGGCTGGCCGAAGACCTGCCGCTGTTCAGTGCCGCGTTGAAGCGGCCGGCACCGAAGGCCGAGGTGGTGGCGGAAGCGCCCGCCGGACCCTCGCCGGTGGAGGAAGCCCTGGCGGGAATCGACCCGGACAGCCTGACGCCACGGCAGGCGCTGGACGAGCTTTACCGCCTGCGGGGGCTGCTGCGGCACTGA